One Roseimaritima multifibrata DNA window includes the following coding sequences:
- a CDS encoding DUF2149 domain-containing protein translates to MSDANPQLLSSSPSTPPAADGLTLKDLRARRLRRGLGVQDDSEDDPLAGLANLFDVAMVFAVALMVALVSFLQVPALLKESDYTIITNPGTPDMEIVTKVGEEIKHYEASESTGAGQGELLGEAYRLPDGSVIYVPAEE, encoded by the coding sequence ATGTCTGATGCGAATCCACAACTTTTGTCCTCGTCTCCTTCGACGCCTCCCGCTGCCGACGGTTTAACGCTCAAGGATTTACGAGCCCGCCGGTTAAGGCGAGGCTTGGGGGTCCAGGATGACTCCGAGGATGACCCGCTTGCCGGGTTAGCCAACCTATTTGATGTGGCAATGGTGTTTGCGGTCGCGTTGATGGTTGCGTTGGTTTCCTTCCTGCAGGTGCCCGCACTCCTGAAGGAAAGCGACTACACCATTATCACCAACCCCGGAACACCGGACATGGAAATCGTGACCAAAGTGGGCGAAGAGATCAAGCATTACGAAGCTTCTGAATCGACGGGAGCAGGGCAGGGAGAACTGTTGGGCGAAGCCTATCGCCTGCCGGACGGGAGCGTCATTTATGTCCCTGCAGAAGAGTAG